Part of the Thermodesulfobacteriota bacterium genome is shown below.
AGACGTGTTTCACCCGTGGGGTGGCCTGCGGGCTCGGGATCAAGGGCTACGTAAAGAGTCCGAGCTTCACCATAATGCACGTATACGAAGGGGGAAGGCTTCCCCTTTACCATATAGACCTCTACAGGATCGGCGACACCCGTGAGCTTTCCGCCCTCGGCCTCGATGAGTACGTATACGGCGAGGGGGTCTCCGTAATAGAATGGGCCGAAAAAGGGGGGGGGTCGGAAGAGCTTGTCCCCGAGGGCGCGGTGACCGTAAGGTTTTTTTACGAAGGGGAGACGGAAAGAAGGATAGAGATAGAGCGGAGGACTAAATGAGCGAGTTC
Proteins encoded:
- the tsaE gene encoding tRNA (adenosine(37)-N6)-threonylcarbamoyltransferase complex ATPase subunit type 1 TsaE produces the protein MSKELFTTGSPEETEELGEEFSKELSPGDVVGLTGELGSGKTCFTRGVACGLGIKGYVKSPSFTIMHVYEGGRLPLYHIDLYRIGDTRELSALGLDEYVYGEGVSVIEWAEKGGGSEELVPEGAVTVRFFYEGETERRIEIERRTK